The following are from one region of the Rhipicephalus microplus isolate Deutch F79 chromosome 1, USDA_Rmic, whole genome shotgun sequence genome:
- the LOC119166885 gene encoding cholinesterase-like encodes MLSVASAGLFALCVTAAGVTAGRHITTETLNGHVRGLIENVGGVNVATYLGIPYAEPPVGELRFRKPLPAKPWHPTTLDALNFASPCAQANGSFPPSPWLVKRDQVSEDCLYLNVWSPLGRPKPLGVLVWIHGGGYRTGTASQVLYDGKALSAVGDIVVVSINYRLGSLGFLYTGPGSSSGNYALWDQHLCLLWVRDNIARFGGDPGRVTVYGESAGSIGIGAQLVSPRNAGLIHRAIMASGSNYWLVPPQNAVGHEYADHIARHVGCLDESKPSSKTHPEQVVECLRSAPVHKIIDAEDTQFHKEIVTFTPSHGDDYLPLPEVDAISRGLFIPLESILAGATTEEGGVFLYFRVPSFINSTSAPKLTKPEVVDLLTNQYFGYLPGETRSFLIDEYMRRVSGLSDYSGNLNALMGILGDFLAFCPTKFYAEAFAKTNRLVYFYLYDYRYERGFWPSWMGSTHFADLQFTFGMPFRFPERYSNADREHSKTCMQLIGSYVNTGNPTLPGSGGWPAFTKEQPLHVFMRASNASIGSDFHGEGCNTYRKVYNMLGLPMP; translated from the coding sequence ATGCTGTCGGTGGCCTCAGCGGGGCTTTTCGCGCTGTGCGTCACCGCAGCCGGTGTCACAGCAGGTCGGCATATCACCACCGAAACGCTCAACGGACACGTGAGGGGCCTCATAGAGAACGTGGGCGGTGTGAATGTGGCGACGTACCTGGGCATACCGTACGCAGAACCGCCCGTCGGTGAGCTACGCTTCCGCAAGCCGCTTCCGGCCAAACCGTGGCATCCGACGACCTTGGACGCCCTGAACTTCGCAAGCCCTTGCGCCCAAGCCAACGGTTCGTTCCCACCGTCCCCATGGCTTGTAAAAAGGGACCAAGTTAGCGAGGACTGTCTCTACCTCAACGTCTGGAGTCCACTAGGTAGACCCAAGCCACTGGGCGTTCTTGTCTGGATACATGGAGGAGGTTATCGGACTGGAACCGCATCCCAAGTCCTCTACGATGGTAAGGCCTTGTCCGCGGTGGGCGACATCGTCGTGGTATCAATCAACTACAGGCTCGGCTCTCTGGGATTTCTCTACACCGGCCCAGGCTCGTCGAGCGGTAACTATGCCTTGTGGGACCAGCACCTCTGTCTTCTTTGGGTGCGCGACAATATCGCCCGGTTCGGGGGCGACCCTGGCCGAGTGACTGTGTACGGCGAAAGTGCGGGTTCTATCGGCATCGGCGCGCAGCTcgtctcgcctcgcaacgccggtCTGATTCATCGTGCTATAATGGCAAGCGGAAGCAACTACTGGCTGGTACCGCCGCAGAATGCGGTGGGCCACGAGTACGCAGACCACATCGCCAGACACGTGGGCTGCCTGGACGAGTCCAAACCCTCGTCGAAGACGCATCCCGAGCAGGTGGTCGAGTGCTTACGCTCGGCGCCCGTGCACAAGATCATCGACGCAGAAGACACGCAGTTTCACAAGGAGATAGTGACCTTCACGCCTTCGCACGGCGATGATTACCTTCCGCTACCGGAAGTGGACGCCATTTCCAGGGGCCTGTTCATTCCTCTCGAGAGCATCCTCGCGGGAGCAACGACGGAGGAAGGCGGCGTTTTCCTCTACTTCCGAGTGCCGTCTTTCATAAACTCCACGTCGGCGCCCAAGCTGACAAAACCAGAGGTGGTAGACCTTTTGACGAACCAATACTTTGGCTACTTGCCCGGAGAGACACGGTCGTTCTTGATTGACGAGTACATGCGCCGAGTTTCCGGCCTCTCGGACTACAGCGGGAACCTGAACGCGTTAATGGGCATTCTGGGCGACTTCCTCGCCTTCTGTCCGACTAAGTTCTACGCGGAGGCGTTCGCCAAGACGAACCGTCTTGTGTACTTTTATTTGTACGATTATCGTTACGAGCGTGGCTTCTGGCCCTCCTGGATGGGTTCCACTCACTTTGCGGACCTTCAGTTCACGTTCGGAATGCCGTTCCGATTCCCCGAGCGTTACTCGAACGCTGACCGCGAGCACAGCAAAACCTGTATGCAACTCATCGGCTCGTACGTCAACACAGG